One Chitinophaga sp. H8 DNA window includes the following coding sequences:
- a CDS encoding MFS transporter yields the protein METTMEQEQSAIAQRVAEKTVFSVLIALSFSHLVNDTIQSLIPAIYPLVKDSLHLNFTQVGLITLTYQMSASILQPLVGLYTDKKPQAYSLSIGMGFTLLGLICLAVSHTFALVLASVALVGVGSAIFHPEASRLAYMASGGKHGMAQSLFQVGGNAGSSLGPLLAALIIVPLGQFHIIWFSLAALLAIAVMLNISKWYKQNTHRIKPKKSVQHLENHPQLSTIKVAIAISILLVLIFSKYFYMASLTSYYTFYLIDKFHVSVQSAQMYLFIFLFAVAAGTFIGGPVGDRIGRKYVIWISILGVAPFTLLLPHVNLFWTAVLSVFIGVILSSAFSAILVYAQELMPGKVGMIAGLFFGLAFGMAGIGSALLGKLADMTSINYVYQVCAYLPLIGLFACFLPNVEGNKARK from the coding sequence ATGGAAACAACGATGGAGCAAGAACAAAGTGCTATTGCGCAGCGCGTGGCCGAAAAAACGGTCTTCTCTGTGCTGATAGCGCTTAGTTTTTCTCACCTGGTCAACGACACGATCCAATCGCTCATACCAGCCATTTATCCGCTGGTCAAAGATTCTCTCCACCTTAATTTTACACAGGTGGGGCTGATTACACTCACCTACCAGATGTCGGCTTCCATACTACAGCCACTGGTGGGCCTCTACACTGATAAAAAGCCACAGGCCTATTCCCTGTCTATTGGTATGGGTTTTACCCTGCTGGGACTGATCTGCCTGGCTGTATCACACACTTTTGCCCTGGTGCTGGCATCTGTAGCATTAGTAGGCGTAGGTTCCGCTATTTTCCATCCGGAAGCTTCCCGGCTGGCTTATATGGCATCCGGCGGTAAACATGGTATGGCACAATCACTTTTCCAGGTAGGCGGTAATGCCGGTAGTTCACTTGGCCCCTTACTGGCAGCGCTGATTATAGTACCGTTGGGACAGTTTCACATTATCTGGTTTTCCCTTGCTGCATTGCTGGCTATTGCTGTAATGCTCAATATCAGTAAATGGTACAAACAGAATACGCATCGTATCAAGCCTAAGAAAAGTGTACAGCATTTGGAAAATCATCCCCAGCTAAGTACGATCAAGGTAGCGATCGCTATCAGTATATTGCTGGTACTGATTTTCTCCAAATACTTTTACATGGCCAGTCTTACCAGTTATTATACTTTTTACCTGATAGACAAGTTCCATGTATCCGTACAGAGTGCGCAGATGTATTTGTTCATTTTCCTCTTTGCAGTAGCTGCCGGCACCTTTATCGGCGGTCCGGTAGGCGACCGTATAGGACGTAAATATGTGATCTGGATTTCTATACTTGGCGTGGCTCCTTTTACACTTTTATTGCCGCACGTGAATCTTTTCTGGACGGCAGTATTAAGTGTGTTCATTGGGGTAATTCTCTCTTCCGCATTCTCTGCCATCCTGGTGTATGCCCAGGAGCTGATGCCCGGAAAGGTAGGTATGATTGCCGGCCTGTTCTTTGGTCTGGCATTTGGTATGGCTGGTATAGGCTCCGCTTTGCTGGGCAAGCTGGCTGATATGACCAGTATTAATTATGTATACCAGGTATGTGCTTATCTGCCGTTAATTGGTTTGTTTGCCTGCTTCCTACCCAATGT